In Fibrobacter sp. UWP2, the sequence GCTTTTCGTACATGGCGCCGATTTCTTCACGACGGCACTTCCATTCCGCCTTCGTAGAAATCCTCTTGCCGTCGAGGCCCATGAACGGGTCCGGGAGCTTGGCGTTGTTTACGCTAGAGGGAATATTGCCAATCTGGCATTCGCTACGGTGGTCTTCCACGAAGTCGTTTGACGGAATCGGCGTCACAATGGTGCTGCTGGAGCTCTCCGTGGGAACGGAGCTGCTCATCGGCGGCAGGACTGCGCTAGACGAGGAACGATTGGTATACGAATAGCCGTGCTCAGAAGACGAGGATACCGGAGGAAACGATATAGAGGAACCGGGAGCCGTCGCGGAAGAGCCAGGCCCCGCATCGGTCACGGAAAGTGGCGGAACTACTGCGACAGAACTCAGCGGATCTTGAGCCGCATCGGAGCTCAACGGCAAATCCATGCCCGCAGAGCTCACCTGTGCGAACGGGTCGTTCGGATCAGTGACCGCGGAGGACGCTGGTCCAAGCACATCGGAGGAACTGCCCGGATCGGGAGTTACCGCAGTGCATTCTGGTGTGGCACATTCATCTGCGGCGGCAGCATTATCGTCACCGCAGGCCCAAATTCCGATAGCAACCAAAACCACCGGAAATAAGAATTTCCTTTTATTCATAACCAACCCCTTTTTAACACCGTGAATTCGGTCTTAAAGGTGCTTATAAAATAGATTTGCGCATTTTAAACAAGAATACGCCCCTGCGACAAAGCGTTGTTCGACGTTACAACGTACTGGAGCCGTCGGTGTGAGCCACAAAGGGCGGATAAAGCCTAAAAAGACCTTATTTTTGGCTTATTTTTGCCAAAAAAGCTTTTTTGTCGGGAGATAATAATAAATTGTATATGATGGATACGCTCAATTTGACAACCAATGAAGAGCACATCGTGAGTGTGCTCTTAAAAAAGAACCCCGAGCTGGACGAGGGTGTTCTCAAGAGCGCCGTTGCCTTTATCGCCGATGCCCACGACGGCCAGTACCGCAAGAGCGGCATGCCGTACACAGAACACCCCTACGAAGTCGCCAAAATCCTTGCCGACCTGAAACAAGACCAGGCGACAGTCCTTGCCGGCCTGTTGCACGACGTGGTGGAAGACACCCCGCACACACTCAAAGAAATTTCTGAAAAATTCGGCGAAGACACCGCCTTCATGGTGGACGCCGTCACCAAGATCACCGCCGTCCAGGAGGCGAGCAAGACCGCGCAAAAAGCGGGCACCTACAAAAAGCTCATCTCGGCCATGGCCAAGGACCCGCGCGTCATCATGATCAAAATTGCAGACCGCATCCACAACATGCGCACCATGCAATACATGAAGCCCGAAAAGCGCAAGCAGATTGCCCAGGAGACTTTGGACATTTACGTGCCGCTCACCCACCGCTTTGGCTTGTACAAACTCAAAACGGAACTCGAGGACCTGAGTTTCAAGTACGTGAACCCGGTGGAATACCAAAAGCTGGTGGACGCCCTTATCGAGGGCAAGGACAAGCGTGAAAAGTACGTGCAATCGGTGATCGGCCCGCTCCAGATTAAGATGGCTCTCGAGGACTTCGACTGCACCATCCAGGGGCGCACCAAGAACATTTACAGCATCTACAACAAGATGATCGCCCGCGACTGCCAGTTCGAGGACATCTTCGACATATTCGCCATCCGCATCATCGTGGAGACCATCCCCGAGTGCTACCTGGCACTGGGCTACGTACACAACCTTTGGACCCCGCTCCAGAGTCGCTTCAAGGACTACATCGCGACGCCCAAGCCGAACCTCTACCAGAGCATCCACACGACGGTCATTGGCCCCGAGAACAAAATGGTCGAGGTGCAGATCCGCACCAAGGACATGGACCTGACCGCCGAAAAGGGATTCGCCGCCCACTGGGCCTACAAGATGGAAACCCAGCACGAGGGCGAGGAACTTGCCTGGCTCGACCATATGGTCAAGTTGCAATCCGAAATTAGCGACAGCAAGGAGTACCTGGACTTTTTGAAGGTGGACCTCAAACCCGAGGGCATGACCGTATTCACCCCGAAGGGAACCTCCATCGAACTCCCCGACGGAGCCATCGTGCTGGACTTCGCCTTCGCGGTGCATACCGAACTGGGGCTCCACTGCATTGGCGCAAAGATCAACGAAGAAGTGGTGAGCCTCGACAAGCCCGTACCCCACGGCGCCACCATCCAGATTTTGAAGAGTCCCGCCCAGGAGCCCAGCCCCGAATGGCTCGACATGGTCAAGACAGTCAAAGCCAAGCAGGAACTGCGCAAGTGGATGAAGACGAGTATTACCCAGCAAGCTCTGGACCTAGGCAAGGAAATTTGGACTCGCGAACTCCGCATGGCCAAAATAGAGAAGGACAAACGCCCCCAGGAAGAGGCAATCAACAAGTACTTTGGGACGTTTAGCATGGATGACTTCTTTGAACGTATTGGGCAGGGAGAGCTCCCCCTGCAAGACGTCCACCGCTTTTTGACGGGCGAAGACATCAACAACAAGGACGCGACCGCGCTCCGGTTCTTCCCCACGTTCAACAAGGACAAAAAAAACGTTGTCCGGGACGACATGCCCCTAATGATCGGCCACGAGACGAGTCTGCTCATCCACTTTGCCACATGCTGCGGGCCCGTACCCGGCGAGCAGATTGTGGGCGTGATGCGTCCCAAAATAGGCATCGAGGTCCACAACGTGAACTGTCCAAACCTCAAGGACTTCCCCGTGGAGCAGCTTTTGCCTGTGGACTGGAGCGCCGACGTTTCACAGCCGTTCATGACGCACCTCACCATCGACACCGACAACCGCAAAAACATTACGCTCGACGTATTGCAGGCCCTCAAAAACGCAGGCTTGTTCCTGGAACGCATGAGCGTCGCGAGCACCGAACTCTCGGGCAGAATCCGCATGGAGTTCAAGGCGTTCCGCAAGGACCAGGTCGACAGCTACGTGAATCACGTACGCAAGATCCATGGCGTTAGGGAGGTGACCAAGGCATGATTACCCCCCTGCACCACAGCGACTACACGCTCAAGAACCGTGCGTTCAACTGCCGCATGCGCAACCGCTACTACGAGGAGGTGTACTACGCCTTCCGTGCGCTGTTGCCCGCCGACTCCACGGCGGAATCCACCGGCGAAATAGACCAGGCGTGGTTGCAGAACCTCGCCAAGGAAGTACGCCGCTACGAGCGCCTGATTACCACCTGCCTTGAATACGCGCAGGCGGCCATTTTCTATGGCAAGGCGGACTACGCGACATTGTATTCCAAGGACAAGCGCTGGGGTATTTTGCAAGAGGAAATCTTCCTCGTCCACTTTTTGCAGGAACTGCTCTCCACCATCCGCTACATCATTGCCCGCCTCGATACCGACAAGATGGTACACGACTGGGGAACCTCCATGCAAGACATGAAATCAAAGCCAGTTCGTACAGGCTTTGTCAACTCCATCCAAGAAAAGCTTACAGCTATGTCGGCAGCGACCATTGACGAGTTCCGCGACCTGCTCAAGCACCTACTGGACCGATTCCAAATTGGCAACACCCTGTTCGGCACCGTACAGGATCTACAGAACTTCTATTAGGCGAAAGGCAAGAGAATGTCAGAATACATAATATTATCCATTTTCCTTTTCCTAGGTGCATTCATCGCCGCAGCGGCGACAGTCACCGGCCTTGTGCTCGGCTACCGCACAAAGAACACCAAGAACAAGATGGCCCCCTACGAATGCGGCATGGAGACCATCGGCAACGCGCGTATACAATTCAAGGTGGGCTACTACCTGTTCGCCTTGCTCTTCCTCGTGTTCGACATTGAAGCACTCTTTTTGTTCCCGGTCATGATGAACTTCAAAGCCATTATGGCGGGGCAAACCCCGCTCGCGCCCGCGATTGTCGTCATTGACCTCGTGATATTTATGGCTATCCTTGTATCTGGCCTCGCCTACGCCTGGAAAAAAGGAATTCTCAAATGGGAATAATCAATTACGCACCCAAGATCCTGGACCCGATTCCCGGCGGCAAGTACGTCGTGAACGCAATCGACTACGTGGTGAACTGGGCCCGTGCCAACTCCATTTGGCCGCTCACCTACGGCACAAGCTGCTGCGCCATCGAAATGATGTCGAGCTCCATGGCGCGCTACGACATTGCCCGCTTTGGCAGTGAAGTGTTCCGCTCGTCCCCCAGACAAGCGGACTTGTTTATTTTAGCAGGCACCATCACCCGCCGCATGGCACCCGCCATCCAGATGCTGTGGGAACAGATTCCCGGCCCCAAATACGTAATCGCCATGGGCGCCTGCACCATTAGCGGCGGGCCGTTCATTTACGACAACTACTCTGTAGTGCGCGGCGCACAGAACCTGATCCCGGTCGACGTTTTTGTCCCTGGATGCCCGCCAAGACCCGAGGCACTTTTCCACGGGCTACTCACCCTCCGCGACAAAATATTAAAAGAGACGTGCCGCAACCCGTGGCACGAAGGCGAGCCCCGCGACGTGAGCACCATGGACCGCTACCGCGAAGCCGCCAAGACCTGGGCCGCCCTCGAAGAGATGAAGGACGAGCAAATGGCGGAGGTTCGCGCGAAGTTCAAGGAGGAGCATCCCGACTACAAATCGAGCTTCAAACCCGTGCGTGTGAAAAAAGAGGACTTCCCCGAAGTGGAACGCGTACCGTTCAAGCGCCTGGGGCTCACACAGGCGGAACTTTTTGCAAAGCTCCGTGCGAAGTTCCCGAACGTGACCGTACACACGCACAGCGAAGACCCCATCGAAGACATCGTGGCGGCGATGCCTGCCGACCACCCCCTCGAAGTGATGGTCGCACCCGAAGACTACCTCCCCATGGTAGAGTTCATCAAGAACGATCCCGAATTCAAGATGGACTACCTCATTGACGTGACCGCCATTGACTACGACGACCACTTTGACATGGTGACGCAGCTCCGCAGCATGGACATTGGGCACAAACTGTTCCTATGCCTGCAACTCAAAAAGGACTTTAGCATCGAAGAAGAAAAGCGTCCCATATCCATCTTGGCGACAGCGCCCAGCATCAGCGGCATTTACCCTGCCGCCGAATTCAAGGAACGCGAGGTTTACGACATGTTCGGCATCGGATTCGAGGGACACCCCGACCTGCGCCGCATATTCCTCGACAAGGACTTTGTAGGCTTCCCATTGAGAAAAGACTTTACGCACCCCGAAATGATCAGGAGGCCCCTATGAGTACACTCCCTCCTGGATTCCGCATTCAACGCGAAACCAATACCGAAGAATTCTTCATCAACATGGGGCCGCAGCACCCGAGTACGCATGGTGCGCTCCGCCTTGCACTGCGCATGGAAGGCGAAACCATCATCGAGTTGGTGCCGCACTTTGGTTACATCCACCGCGGTATGGAAAAACAGGCCGAGTCCATGACCTACCTGCAGTACATCGCGCTCTCCGACAGGCAAGACTACCTCACCGCCATCCAGAACAACCTGGGAGTGGTCATCGCGCTCGAAAAAGGCATGAACGTGGGCGTCCCCGAAAAGCAGGAGTACATTCGCGTGATGCTCCAAGAACTGGGCCGCATTGCAAGCCACATGGTCTTTTTCGCCTGCTTTGGCGGCGATCTGGGCGGCCAAACTTGCCTGCTGTACGGTTTCAAGGAACGCGAGATGGTCCACGACATCCTCGAAGAAGTCACGGGCTCCCGCCTTACCACGAACTTCTTCCGCCCCGGCGGAAGCCGCTTTGACGTGCCAGATACGTTCATCCCGCGCGTGAAGGCGTTCCTGGACCACATGGACGACACCATGAAGGACTACGAACGCTTCCTCTCCAAGAACATCATTGTGCTGGAGCGAAGCAAGGGCATAGGCTACCTCTCCAAAGAGGACGCCATCGCCTACGGATGTTCGGGTCCGGTGCTCCGTGCTAGCGGAGTGAACTTTGACGTGCGTCGCGCGAACCCCTATAGCATTTACGACCAGTTCGACTTTGAAGTCCCTGTGACCTACAACGGAGACTGCTACGACCGCTACACGGTACGCATCGCCGAAATCCACGAATCCATGAAGATTTTGCGCCAATGCGTGGACAAGTTCCCCAAAGACGGGCCTTGGCGCAGCAAAGAAAAACCGGTACGCCTCCCCGTGGGCCGCTACTACAGCGAAATCGAGACCGCCAAGGGGCTTTACGCCACCTACGTGGTCGCGGCCACGACCGGCGACAAGCCGTACCGTATCCACACACGCGGGCCAAGTTTCCCGCACATCGCGGCGCTCAACAAGATGGTGCAAGGCCACAAGATTTCGGACCTCGTGACCATCCTGGCGACGCTCGACCCCGTGATTCCAGAGATTGACAGGTAGCCCATGTTTGTTCCCAGCATTACAAACCCCGTCGGAGACTTTGTTCGCGACATTGTACCCAAGCTTGCGGCCTATTTGCCCGCAAGCCTACAATCGGACACGCTCAACAGCATCACGGCATTCCTCGTAAACGCCCTCATTTGCATTGTCGCGGTGTGCATTGTGAACATTGGTTCGGCCCCCATCCTCATTTACATGGAACGCAAAGTGTGCGCCCACGTGCAATGTCGCCTTGGTCCCATGCGTCTCGGCTGGCACGGCACCATCCAGACCATCGCCGACGTTTTGAAGATGCTCTTTAAAGAAGTCTACGCCCCAAGCGGCGCCGACAAGATCATGTTCTACCTGGCGCCCCTCATTGTGCTCATCGCTCCCTTCCTCGTTTGCGCGCTCATCCCGTTTGGCCGCAACCTGGTCGTCGCTGACGTTCCCATGGGAATCCCGCTGATCATTGCCGTGAACGGCTTTGGCGTGCTAGCCATTTTGCTGGGCGGCTGGAGCAGCAACAACAAGTACTCGCTCCTGGGAGCCCTCCGCAGCGGCGCCCAAATGATCAGTTACGAAATCTCGTTTGCCATGATCCTCCTCTTTGTGGTGATGATTTCGGGATCCACGAACCTCATGACCATCACACTTGGGCAGGAAGGCACCCTGTTTGACTGGTGGATTTTCAAGATTCCCGTGCTCGGGGTCATCGCCTTCATTCTGTTTTTTATTTCAAGCACCGCCGAAATGAACCGCGCCCCCTTCGACATCGCCGAAGCCGAGCAGGAACTTACTGGCGGTTACCACACCGAATACAACGGCACACCGTTCGCCATGTTCTATTTGGCAGAATACATAGCCCTCATTACGAACTCGGCACTCGCGGTGACCTGCTTTTTGGGAGGCTTTTTGCCGCCGTGCATCGGAATCGCCTTTGTGGACCAATACCTGAACATGGTTCCGGGAGTCGTGTGGTTCTTTGCAAAAGTCTACTTTATGATTTGGTGCTACATGATGGTCCGCTGGACGTTTGTGCGTCCTCGCGTGGACCAGCTCATGGACTTCGAATGGAAATTCCTGTTGCCTGTCAACCTTGTTTTGCTGGTGGCCGGAGCCGCCTACATCGCTTTGGTAGGGTAATTTATGGCAGAACCGATTACTACATCTCAATACCTTAAGCGTTACCTCAAACGTTGCATCACTGGTCCCTGGAGCCTTTTGTGCGGGCTCTCGGTCACTCTCAAATACTTCTTTAACCCCAAGCGCATTGTTACAGAACAATACCCCGAAAACAAAAAGACGCTCAAAATGCACGAGCGCTTCCGCGGTCGACTCGAAATGATCGAGGACGAGGACGGGCAAAACCGCTGCACTGCCTGCGGCATGTGCGAACGCGCCTGTCCCAACGCGAGCATCAATGTGCTCCCCACAAAGAATATCGCCGGCAAAAAAGTTTTGGGACGTTACCTGTACCACTTTGCCAGTTGTATGCAATGCGGTCTTTGCGTTGAGGCATGTCCCTTTGGCGCCATCCGCATGAACCAGGATTTCGAGGTCGCGACAACGGACCCGACAACCCTCGAGATGATTTTGAACCACAAGGAGGGACAGGGATAATGCCAGACTTTCCGCTAAACTTCCCCCTCGGGGGCATGGACATCGCATTTTATGCTGTCTCCATTGCCATGATTATCATGGCTGTCATGACAGTCGCCGTCAAGAACATTTTGCAAAGCGCCATCTTCCTCATTTTCTCGTTTGTGGGAACCGCGATCCTCTACCTGCTTTTGCACGCTGAATTTGTCGCCCTGGCACAAATCATGGTGTACATCGGCGGCGTCGTGATTTTCGTGGTATTCACCATCCTCCTCACGAGCCACCTAGGCGAAGACGCCTTCTCTACCAAGATTCCTCGATTCTTTGCGGCATTTACCATTTCGATTTCATTTGTATTCGTGATGATCAAGTGCATTTTACCAATCCCCGACCTCGCCAGTGGCACGTCAAACGCCCCCGAGGGCTTTGCAGGGCTGGAACCGTTTGCCATGCGGTTGCTGGGCTACGGTCCAGACGGTTTTATCATCCCCTTTGAAATTGTGAGCATCTTGCTCTTGATGACGCTCATTTGCGCCATCACCATCGCCCGCAAGACCAAAGAGGAATCGGAAGCCGAAATCAAACCCGCTTCCCAAAACAAGGAGGCCGGCAAATGACCTTGATGAATTGCCTAATTCTCGCCTTTTTGTTGTTCGGCATTGGCGTGTGGGGTTTGATGCGCAGGCGCCACCTCATTGGCATGCTCATTTCGATTGAGCTCATGCTCAACGCCGCGAACATCAACTTTATCAGTTTTGCCTACTTTACCGCGCACGACGCCACCGCGGGTGCGCTCTTCAGCATTTTTGTCATCGCCGTAACGGCGTGCGAAATGGCAATCGCCCTTGCGATTATCGTGAGCATGTACCGCCGTCACAAGAGCCTTGACGCAGACCAGTTGAGGGACCTCCATGATTAACGACGTCACTCTAGGCTACCTGATCTTTTTACTGCCGCTGTTCTCGTTCGTGGTGAACGGGCTCTTCCTTTGCCACAACCGCAAGTTCGACAAGGCGGCAGCCGCCATCGCGGTCGCCTGCAATGGCCTTGCCGCCGCAAGCGCCATCACCATCGCGGTCCACTACTTTAGTTCGAACTTCGCTCCGCAAAAGGCGACGCTCTTCGAGTACGTCTTTATCCCGTTCGTAGGCGACCTGGTCGCCAAAATCGGCATGCTCGTGGATCCCCTCTCGGTCATGATGCTCGTGGTCGTCACCTTCATCAGTTTCATGGTGAACATCTACAGCATTGGCTACATGCGCGAAGACCGTTCCGCGGGGAGGTTCTTTAGCCTGCTCTCGCTGTTCAGCTTCAGCATGCTCGGTCTCGTCGTCGCCACCAACCTGTTCCAGATGTTCATCTTTTGGGAGCTCGTGGGCGTCTCGAGCTACCTGCTCATCGGTTTCTGGTACCACAAGCCCTCCGCCGTGAGCGCCTCCAAGCAGGCATTTATCCTCACCCGCTTTGCCGACAGTTTCTTTTTGCTCGGCATCGTGATGGTGAGCTACGTGGTCGGCAGTTTTGACTTTGGCGTTTTGAACTCGCTCGGCCTTTCGGCATTCAAGACCGCAACCATCAACCTGGGAATCTGCGAAGTCAAGCAGTCCACCGCCCTCGTGATAGGTTCCGTGCTCATCTTTACCGGCGGCTGGGGCAAGTCCGCCATGTTCCCCATGCATATTTGGCTTCCCAACGCCATGGAAGGCCCGACGCCCGTGAGTTCCATAATCCACAGCGCCACGATGGTCGTCGCCGGCGTCTACTTGGTCGCGCGCCTGTTCCCGTTCTTCGCCATTTGCGAAAACACACTCACGCTCATCTTGTGGGTAGGTGCCTTCACCATGGTCTTTGCCGCGGTTATCGCCTGCACACAAAAAGACATCAAGCGGATTCTCGCCTACTCCACGCTCTCGCAACTGGGCTACATGATGTTCGCCCTGGGCGCCTGTAAAATCAACCAGGTTGTCGCCGTAACCGGGTGGACGGCAAGCACCTTCCACATCTTTACGCACGCCTTCTTCAAGTGCAGCCTGTTCCTCATTGCGGGAAGCCTCATCCACCAGGTCCATACAAACGACCTCGACGCCATGGGCGGCCTCCGCAAAAAGATGCCCGTCACCTATATTTGCACGCTCATTTCAATCCTTGCCATCTCGGGCATCCCGCCGTTCTCCGGATTCTTCTCGAAGGACGAAATCATTTTGGCGGCGTTCCAGGGTCATCACCAAGTCGTGCTCGGTCTCGCCCTCCTCACAAGCGGCCTTACCACGTTCTACATGTTCCGTCTGTTCTTCCTCGCCTTCCACGGCGAGCCACGCCACGAGGGCGTCAAGGCGGGCCACGTACACGAGGATTTTGCGATGACCCTCCCGATTGTGATCCTCGCGATACCTTCTTTGCTCAGCGGCATTCTGTGCAAGGGGCTCTTCGAAAAGTTCTTTACCCCGGGCAGGCTTCATGTGCCGCAACTGTTGCGCCTTGCCGAGGGCGGCTGGATTCCCTTTGCGGCTGTCGGCATCGCCATCGTGGCTCTGCTTGTCGCCTGGTTCCTTTACGCAAGCCCCAAGGCAAAAGTGGAACGTGCGCTCGACGAATCCAATCGCAGCTCTATCTACAAAGTCGTCTACCACAAGTTCTACTTTGACGAGATGTACTACGCGGTCGTGCGCCAGTTCATTTTTGGCGGAGTCGCCCGTGCGGCTCGCGCGTTTAACGATTACGTAATCGAAGGGCTCCTCGCTTTTAGCGTTTGGTTCATCCACAAGCTGGGCGACCTAGTGCGCCTTGCGCAAGCGGGCTACCTTCCATTCTACCTGGGCACCCTCATCGTGGGCGTCCTCATTTGGCGATTCTTTGGTCAACTTCCCCTGTAGGCGATTATGGAAACGATACTCTTCAATTCGATCTGGGTAATTCCACTGCTGACCGTCCTTGTGTGCGCCCCCATCCCGGCGGTACATGACAAAATGCTCAAGGCGCTCCACGCCACCTCGGCGACGCTCGTCCTTGCCATTGTCTGTTTCCTCACCTACCGCGTTTACACGCTCATGGGCACTCCCGCCAACGAGGCCGCCGCCCCGCTTTTGCTCCGCTTTTTTACCGACATCCCGTGGCTCAACGCGTTCAACGCCCACTACATTGTGGGCGCCGACGGCCTCAACATGTTGCTACTCGCGCTCACGGCCTTCATCGTTTGGGCGGGAGTCCTGGTCAGCTGGAACATCAAGGGTAACCAAAAGGTGTTCTTTGCGCTCATCCAAATTTTGGCCACGAGCGTCTACGGCGTTTACATGAGCTTTGACCTGGTACTCTTCTTTGTGTTCTACGAGATGGAAGCGCTGTGCATGTACCTGATGATCGCCTGCTACGGCTCGGGTCGCCGCGATTACGGCGGTAAAAAGCTCACCTTGACGCTCGCCTTTGGCTCCTCGATGATCTTAGCGACGCTCTTTGGCCTCTACTTTGAAGGTGGGGCGCACAGCTGGAGCCTCATGGAACTCTCGAAAGTCCCGCTCCCCATGGATTTTCAAATGTGGGCGTTTCCGCTCATGTTCATGGGCTTCGCCGTTTCGAGCAGTCTTTTCCCCTTCCACTTTTGGAGCCCCGATGGTCACTCTGCCGCCCCCACCGCAGTCTCGATGCTTGCGGCAGGCGTCATGATGAAGATGGGCGCCTACGGCTGCCTGCGCGTGGCAATGTTCCTCATGCCCGAGGCCGCCAAAATATGGCTGCCCTATGTTGTAGCACTACTGATTTTCAACGTGGTGCTCGGTCCGTTCATCGCGATTCGCCACAAGGACCTCAAGTACATCACCGCCTACAGCTCCATCAGCCACCTCGGTCTCATATTCCTCGGGCTCGCGGCCCTCACTCCGGTGGGTCTCCGCGGTGCATCGCTGCAAATGATTTCGCATGGTTTCCTCACGGGGCTCTTCTTCGCGACCATCGGCATGATATACGAACGCACGCACACCCGTGACATCACCGAGATGGGCGGCATCATGCGCAAAATGCCCTTCTTGGGAGTCGGCTTTGTGCTCGCCGGTTTTGCGGGCCTCGGCCTCCCCGGCTTCTCGGGATTCATTGCCGAGAGCACCATCTTTATTGGCGCCTTCCAGCAGGATTCCACGCTCACCCGCGTGGTGACCGTGCTCGCCATCCTCTCCATTACGACCACCGCGGTCTACATTTTGCAGACTGCGAACCGCATGCTCCATGGCAACATGCCAGCCAAGTACGAGAGCCTCACCGACGGCTGCCTCCGCGAAAAACTCGTGATTGTGGTCCTTGTCGCATGCCTCTTGTTTATTGGTATTTGCCCGGGCTGGATTTCAGAAATCCTCGACCAGAGCATCGCCCCGATTTTCGCCAAGATTTCTGCGGCAGCCATGCCCGCCGTAGGAGGTTAAGATGATTTCGATGCCAAGCTTTATTATTCCCGACCTGCTGCTTTTAGCGTTCCCCTTTATTGTCATTGGGAGCAGACTCTTTTGCGACTTCAGGTCCAAGGTGCCCTGGCGCATCGCAAACATCGGACTCATCCTCATTTTTGCACTCCTCAACCTCATCCCCTTGGCAACGGGCGACGGCCAGTTCTTCATTAGCAACTGGCGCGTAGACGACTTTGGCGTGCTCATGCGCGAAGTGCTTGTGCTCTCGGCCATCTTGGGCGTGTGGCTTTCCAAGGACTACTTTGAGCACGGCGCCGACGGCAAGCCGCAAATGCACCAGATTGCCGAATTCATTGGGGCCATCGCGTTTGCGACGTTTGGCGGCATCACTGTCGTTAGCGCCTGCGATACACTCACGTTCTTCCTCGGCCTTGAAATCGCGACCATCCCCATGTACGCCCTCACCGCCTGGAACAAAAAGGACCAGATGGGTTCCGAAGCGGCGACCAAGTACATTTTGATGGGCTCCGTAGCGACCGCTTTCGAGCTGTTCGGTTTCAGCTACCTGTTCGGTTTTGCCGGCGGGCTCCGCTTTAGCGAAATCCAGGCCGCCGTGGCCGCAGGCCCGACACCGCTCTTGTGGGTCGCCGTGCTGTTCCTGTTCTGCGGCATCGGCTTCAAGCTCACGCTGTTCCCGTTCTATACCTGGGCACCCGACGTTTACGAAGGCGCCCCGACGCCCGTGACCGCGGTCCTCTCTGTCACCTCCAAGGCGACCGCCGTCGCGTTCCTCGCCGTTCTCGTCTATGGTCCTCTCGCTCCCATCCAAGAGCAAATCGCCCCGCTCATCGCCCTCCTCGCGGGCGTCACGCTGTTCGTAGGCAACCTGGGAGCCCTCAAGCAGAGCAGGCTCCGCCGCTTTATGGCTTACAGTTCCATTGCGCAGGCAGGCTATATCATGGTGGCGCTCCTCGGCCCTGCCGAAATTGGCAAGACCGCCATCGTGTATTACCTCTTTGTGTACGCGGTATCGAACTACCTCGCCTTCTTTGTGTTCGGCATCATCGGCCACCACCGCGAAGAAACGTTCGCCTCGCTCCGCGGGCTCTCCAAGCAGAACCCGTACCTTGCGATTGCCTTGGCGATTTCGATGTTCAGCCTCGCAGGCATCCCGCCGCTCGCCGGATTCTTTGGCAAGTTCCACCTGTTCTTTAGCGGTGCGACCACAGGGCACTACACGCTCGTCACCTTCGCCGTCTTGAACAACGTACTCGCCCTGTTCTACTACATCCAGCTTATCAAAAGCGCCTGGGTCGACGAACCCGATGGCCGCCTCTCCCCGCTACGCCTCACCAAGCGCCAGCGCGCGGTCGTGTTCCTTCTCTCCGTCAG encodes:
- a CDS encoding complex I subunit 1 family protein; the protein is MFVPSITNPVGDFVRDIVPKLAAYLPASLQSDTLNSITAFLVNALICIVAVCIVNIGSAPILIYMERKVCAHVQCRLGPMRLGWHGTIQTIADVLKMLFKEVYAPSGADKIMFYLAPLIVLIAPFLVCALIPFGRNLVVADVPMGIPLIIAVNGFGVLAILLGGWSSNNKYSLLGALRSGAQMISYEISFAMILLFVVMISGSTNLMTITLGQEGTLFDWWIFKIPVLGVIAFILFFISSTAEMNRAPFDIAEAEQELTGGYHTEYNGTPFAMFYLAEYIALITNSALAVTCFLGGFLPPCIGIAFVDQYLNMVPGVVWFFAKVYFMIWCYMMVRWTFVRPRVDQLMDFEWKFLLPVNLVLLVAGAAYIALVG
- a CDS encoding NADH-quinone oxidoreductase subunit D; translated protein: MSTLPPGFRIQRETNTEEFFINMGPQHPSTHGALRLALRMEGETIIELVPHFGYIHRGMEKQAESMTYLQYIALSDRQDYLTAIQNNLGVVIALEKGMNVGVPEKQEYIRVMLQELGRIASHMVFFACFGGDLGGQTCLLYGFKEREMVHDILEEVTGSRLTTNFFRPGGSRFDVPDTFIPRVKAFLDHMDDTMKDYERFLSKNIIVLERSKGIGYLSKEDAIAYGCSGPVLRASGVNFDVRRANPYSIYDQFDFEVPVTYNGDCYDRYTVRIAEIHESMKILRQCVDKFPKDGPWRSKEKPVRLPVGRYYSEIETAKGLYATYVVAATTGDKPYRIHTRGPSFPHIAALNKMVQGHKISDLVTILATLDPVIPEIDR
- a CDS encoding bifunctional (p)ppGpp synthetase/guanosine-3',5'-bis(diphosphate) 3'-pyrophosphohydrolase — translated: MMDTLNLTTNEEHIVSVLLKKNPELDEGVLKSAVAFIADAHDGQYRKSGMPYTEHPYEVAKILADLKQDQATVLAGLLHDVVEDTPHTLKEISEKFGEDTAFMVDAVTKITAVQEASKTAQKAGTYKKLISAMAKDPRVIMIKIADRIHNMRTMQYMKPEKRKQIAQETLDIYVPLTHRFGLYKLKTELEDLSFKYVNPVEYQKLVDALIEGKDKREKYVQSVIGPLQIKMALEDFDCTIQGRTKNIYSIYNKMIARDCQFEDIFDIFAIRIIVETIPECYLALGYVHNLWTPLQSRFKDYIATPKPNLYQSIHTTVIGPENKMVEVQIRTKDMDLTAEKGFAAHWAYKMETQHEGEELAWLDHMVKLQSEISDSKEYLDFLKVDLKPEGMTVFTPKGTSIELPDGAIVLDFAFAVHTELGLHCIGAKINEEVVSLDKPVPHGATIQILKSPAQEPSPEWLDMVKTVKAKQELRKWMKTSITQQALDLGKEIWTRELRMAKIEKDKRPQEEAINKYFGTFSMDDFFERIGQGELPLQDVHRFLTGEDINNKDATALRFFPTFNKDKKNVVRDDMPLMIGHETSLLIHFATCCGPVPGEQIVGVMRPKIGIEVHNVNCPNLKDFPVEQLLPVDWSADVSQPFMTHLTIDTDNRKNITLDVLQALKNAGLFLERMSVASTELSGRIRMEFKAFRKDQVDSYVNHVRKIHGVREVTKA
- the nuoB gene encoding NADH-quinone oxidoreductase subunit NuoB, whose amino-acid sequence is MGIINYAPKILDPIPGGKYVVNAIDYVVNWARANSIWPLTYGTSCCAIEMMSSSMARYDIARFGSEVFRSSPRQADLFILAGTITRRMAPAIQMLWEQIPGPKYVIAMGACTISGGPFIYDNYSVVRGAQNLIPVDVFVPGCPPRPEALFHGLLTLRDKILKETCRNPWHEGEPRDVSTMDRYREAAKTWAALEEMKDEQMAEVRAKFKEEHPDYKSSFKPVRVKKEDFPEVERVPFKRLGLTQAELFAKLRAKFPNVTVHTHSEDPIEDIVAAMPADHPLEVMVAPEDYLPMVEFIKNDPEFKMDYLIDVTAIDYDDHFDMVTQLRSMDIGHKLFLCLQLKKDFSIEEEKRPISILATAPSISGIYPAAEFKEREVYDMFGIGFEGHPDLRRIFLDKDFVGFPLRKDFTHPEMIRRPL
- a CDS encoding NADH-quinone oxidoreductase subunit A produces the protein MSEYIILSIFLFLGAFIAAAATVTGLVLGYRTKNTKNKMAPYECGMETIGNARIQFKVGYYLFALLFLVFDIEALFLFPVMMNFKAIMAGQTPLAPAIVVIDLVIFMAILVSGLAYAWKKGILKWE